The Caballeronia sp. TF1N1 genome includes a window with the following:
- a CDS encoding aldolase, protein MAHTLVTGTAALALAHRLDTPAIAEARCELAACFRLAALHGLEEGVCNHFSATVPGHDDLFLVNPYGYAFNEITASHLLICDFDGNVIDGEGQPEATAFFIHARLHRLMPRVKAAFHTHMPSATALCLLEGPPLLWLGQTALKFYGRTAVDEHYNGLALDATEGDRIAAAMGNADILFLKNHGVMVAGASIAEAWDDLYYLERAAEVQLRAMNTQRPLKPVPHEVAQAAYEQMRAGDAQSARAHLASGMRQLRARGIAFDI, encoded by the coding sequence ATGGCTCATACGCTTGTCACCGGTACAGCCGCTTTAGCGCTTGCGCATCGGCTCGATACACCCGCTATCGCCGAGGCTCGCTGCGAACTCGCGGCGTGTTTCCGCTTAGCCGCGCTGCACGGGCTGGAGGAGGGCGTATGCAATCATTTTTCCGCGACAGTGCCAGGGCACGACGACCTTTTTCTGGTTAATCCCTACGGCTATGCCTTTAACGAAATCACGGCGTCGCATCTGCTGATCTGCGACTTCGACGGCAATGTGATCGACGGTGAAGGCCAGCCCGAGGCAACTGCATTCTTTATTCATGCAAGACTGCATCGGCTGATGCCGCGCGTGAAGGCCGCATTCCACACACACATGCCGAGCGCGACCGCGCTCTGCCTGCTCGAAGGGCCGCCGCTCCTGTGGCTTGGGCAGACGGCGCTGAAGTTCTACGGCCGCACGGCCGTGGATGAGCACTACAACGGCCTCGCACTCGATGCAACGGAGGGCGACCGTATCGCGGCGGCAATGGGCAACGCGGACATCCTCTTCCTCAAGAATCATGGCGTGATGGTGGCGGGCGCGAGCATCGCCGAGGCCTGGGACGATCTCTACTACCTCGAGCGCGCGGCCGAAGTGCAGCTCCGTGCGATGAACACGCAGCGCCCGCTCAAGCCCGTGCCGCATGAGGTAGCGCAGGCCGCCTACGAGCAAATGCGCGCGGGCGATGCGCAGAGCGCGCGGGCGCATCTGGCGAGCGGCATGCGGCAGTTGCGGGCGCGGGGTATTGCGTTCGACATCTGA
- a CDS encoding sugar ABC transporter ATP-binding protein encodes MATVATPLIEAEGLSISFNGSAALSGVDFDVAAGEIHALVGENGAGKSSLMKILGGLYTPDAGSIRVRGEATRLASVNDAALAGVAIIHQELNLVDTLSAVDNIFLGKELRTRFGFPDRRAMHAAATKVLAQLGFRVPPSALVGTLRVGEKQLVEIAKALLADARVLIMDEPTSALSDTETQALLTLTRDLRERGMGIVLISHRLGEVFAVADRVTVLRDGRRIATLQMPQVESSAALVSMMIGRDFAPPERSEAEAPRERACALHVCNLTLWNAARALVAGVSFAVQEGEVFGISGLLGAGKTEILEAIFGVSPYRRDGEIRAAGHAHAFDSPDRAAAAGLAFVTEDRKKDGLVLDQSLEANLLLPSLSRAPGFPFYRRGKLHAWADAQAHASNVKHRSLAQDASTLSGGNQQKLIIGKWLMTKPRLLLLDEPTRGVDVAAKAEIYRQILAAAREGVTVIVASSEIDELMLLSDRILVMCEGRARGILPREQFSVDALVRMASP; translated from the coding sequence ATGGCCACCGTAGCCACGCCGCTCATCGAAGCCGAAGGCCTGTCGATATCCTTTAACGGCAGCGCCGCGCTGTCGGGCGTCGACTTCGATGTCGCGGCGGGCGAGATACACGCGCTCGTCGGCGAAAATGGCGCGGGCAAGTCGAGCTTGATGAAGATCCTGGGCGGCCTCTACACGCCGGACGCGGGCAGCATCCGCGTGCGCGGCGAAGCAACGCGTCTTGCCAGCGTGAACGATGCGGCGCTCGCGGGCGTCGCCATCATTCATCAGGAATTGAATCTGGTCGACACCTTGTCGGCGGTCGACAACATCTTTCTTGGCAAGGAACTGCGTACACGTTTCGGCTTTCCGGATCGGCGCGCGATGCATGCGGCGGCAACTAAGGTCCTCGCGCAACTTGGCTTTCGTGTGCCGCCGAGTGCGCTCGTGGGCACGCTGCGCGTAGGCGAGAAGCAACTCGTCGAGATTGCGAAGGCTTTGCTTGCCGATGCTCGCGTGCTCATCATGGACGAGCCCACGTCCGCGCTATCCGATACCGAGACGCAGGCGCTGCTCACCCTCACACGCGATCTGCGCGAGCGCGGCATGGGTATCGTGCTGATCAGCCATCGGCTTGGCGAAGTGTTCGCGGTGGCGGATCGAGTGACCGTATTGCGCGATGGCCGGCGCATCGCGACCTTGCAGATGCCACAGGTCGAATCGTCGGCGGCGCTGGTCTCGATGATGATCGGCAGGGACTTCGCGCCACCCGAGCGCAGCGAAGCCGAAGCGCCGCGTGAGCGGGCGTGCGCCCTCCATGTGTGCAACCTGACGCTCTGGAATGCGGCTCGCGCGCTCGTGGCGGGCGTGTCGTTCGCGGTGCAGGAAGGCGAGGTGTTCGGCATCTCGGGGCTGCTCGGCGCGGGCAAGACCGAGATACTGGAAGCGATCTTCGGTGTGTCGCCGTATCGTCGCGATGGAGAGATACGCGCAGCCGGTCATGCTCATGCATTCGATTCACCCGATCGCGCGGCCGCGGCGGGGCTGGCCTTCGTCACCGAAGACCGCAAGAAAGACGGCCTCGTGCTCGATCAGTCGCTCGAGGCGAACCTGCTGTTGCCCTCGCTTTCGCGCGCACCGGGCTTTCCGTTTTATCGACGCGGCAAGCTACATGCATGGGCCGATGCGCAGGCGCACGCTTCGAACGTCAAGCATCGCAGTCTCGCGCAGGATGCGAGCACCTTGTCGGGCGGCAATCAGCAGAAGCTCATCATCGGTAAATGGCTGATGACGAAGCCGCGTCTTCTTTTGCTCGATGAACCGACGCGTGGCGTCGATGTAGCAGCGAAAGCCGAGATCTATCGCCAGATTCTCGCCGCCGCGCGCGAAGGCGTCACGGTGATCGTGGCGAGTTCGGAGATCGACGAACTCATGCTGCTTAGCGACCGCATTCTCGTCATGTGCGAAGGACGCGCTCGCGGAATTTTGCCGCGCGAGCAATTTTCAGTCGATGCACTCGTCAGGATGGCGTCGCCCTGA
- a CDS encoding LacI family DNA-binding transcriptional regulator, with protein sequence MDSRKKTASTLKDVASAAGVSLGTASKVLAGAEGVSELRRQQVWEAARALGYRRNSLAAELRSNRSTSIGFVVPDLTNSFFIELLCVVEDHALASGYRLLLAHAQEDPEREAERIRFVLSRQVAGMIIIPCHGYAHAIDELRECDVPLVMADRVDNSFPANTVTTDSRRAASDGTEHLIALGHRRITFIVNALDLVNSRERADGYLDAMKRAGLTRHARVVVCGMTDTESHAATLGLLSASERPTALFTGANVATLGALRAIRDAELRLPGEVSLLSFDDAPWMSVLHPRISSIHQPVEAVGRAIWQLLHKQLQGETGEHVHLRMKADLLVRESTAPPMKAIDQAARKRTRKSATL encoded by the coding sequence GTGGACTCACGTAAAAAGACTGCCAGCACCTTGAAGGACGTCGCCAGCGCGGCGGGCGTCTCGCTTGGCACGGCGTCGAAAGTGCTGGCAGGCGCCGAAGGCGTAAGCGAACTGCGACGGCAGCAAGTATGGGAAGCGGCGCGAGCGCTGGGTTATCGGCGCAACAGTCTTGCGGCGGAATTGCGCAGCAATCGTTCGACGTCCATCGGCTTCGTCGTGCCGGATCTCACGAACTCGTTCTTTATCGAACTGCTATGCGTGGTGGAGGATCATGCGCTGGCAAGCGGTTATCGGCTGCTGCTCGCGCATGCGCAGGAAGACCCCGAGCGCGAGGCCGAACGCATACGTTTCGTGTTGTCGCGTCAGGTGGCGGGCATGATCATCATTCCGTGTCATGGCTATGCACATGCCATCGACGAATTGCGCGAATGCGACGTGCCGCTCGTGATGGCGGACCGCGTGGACAACAGCTTTCCGGCGAACACGGTGACGACGGACAGCCGCCGCGCCGCGAGCGATGGCACGGAACATCTCATCGCGCTCGGGCATCGGCGCATTACATTCATCGTCAATGCGCTCGATCTCGTGAATAGTCGCGAACGCGCGGACGGCTATCTCGACGCCATGAAACGCGCCGGTCTTACGCGACATGCGCGCGTGGTGGTATGCGGCATGACGGATACGGAAAGCCACGCGGCAACGCTCGGGCTTTTGTCTGCAAGCGAGCGCCCCACCGCGCTTTTTACCGGTGCGAACGTGGCCACGCTTGGCGCACTGCGTGCCATACGCGATGCCGAATTGCGCCTGCCTGGAGAGGTTTCCTTGCTCTCTTTCGACGACGCCCCGTGGATGTCGGTGCTTCATCCGCGTATCAGTTCGATACATCAGCCGGTAGAAGCCGTGGGGCGTGCGATCTGGCAGTTGCTCCACAAGCAGTTGCAAGGTGAAACCGGCGAGCATGTGCATCTGCGCATGAAGGCCGATCTGCTCGTGCGTGAAAGCACGGCGCCTCCGATGAAAGCCATCGATCAAGCTGCTCGAAAGCGAACGCGCAAATCCGCCACGCTATAA
- a CDS encoding substrate-binding domain-containing protein: protein MDSKRRIVTASLLAIPLAGAVGTFSALFTQTAFAEQKKYRFGFSQVTTVEPWRVQFNKDMRAEAAKHPEVELIIADAGDRTDKQNADMENFIAQKMDAIFISPKESAGLTGVVEKAFKAGIPVFVLDREVNGDQYTEFIGGDNVQIGQEAGNFIVKVMGGPGKAQGNLVEIWGGFGAQPAHDRHDGADKAIAPEKGIKRVGERVDCDWKQDKAYDYMKTVLRVQPKIDVVYAHNDPMAYGAYLAAKDAGREKNIKFVGIDGLPQEGATWVEQGLLAGTFMYPTPGAEGIRQSLKVLKGEKVEKKLTLPTQGIFKDNAKQYIATH, encoded by the coding sequence ATGGACAGCAAACGACGCATCGTTACCGCAAGTCTTCTCGCTATACCGCTTGCCGGCGCAGTGGGAACGTTCTCCGCACTCTTCACGCAAACCGCATTCGCGGAGCAGAAGAAGTACCGTTTCGGCTTTTCTCAGGTCACGACCGTCGAGCCGTGGCGCGTGCAGTTCAACAAGGACATGCGAGCCGAAGCGGCAAAGCATCCGGAAGTCGAACTCATCATTGCCGACGCGGGAGACCGTACCGATAAGCAAAACGCCGACATGGAGAACTTCATCGCGCAGAAGATGGACGCGATCTTCATTTCGCCCAAGGAGTCCGCGGGGCTGACGGGCGTCGTCGAAAAAGCCTTCAAGGCGGGCATTCCCGTGTTCGTGCTGGACCGCGAAGTGAACGGCGATCAATACACGGAGTTCATCGGTGGCGACAACGTACAGATCGGTCAGGAAGCGGGCAACTTCATTGTCAAGGTGATGGGCGGGCCTGGCAAGGCGCAAGGCAATCTCGTCGAGATATGGGGCGGCTTCGGTGCGCAGCCCGCGCACGATCGTCACGATGGCGCGGATAAGGCCATCGCGCCGGAGAAAGGCATCAAGCGCGTGGGCGAACGCGTGGATTGCGACTGGAAGCAGGACAAGGCCTACGACTACATGAAGACCGTGTTGCGCGTGCAGCCGAAGATCGACGTGGTCTATGCGCATAACGACCCGATGGCCTACGGCGCATATCTCGCCGCGAAGGATGCGGGACGCGAGAAGAACATCAAGTTCGTGGGTATCGACGGCTTGCCGCAAGAAGGCGCGACATGGGTCGAACAAGGCCTGCTCGCGGGCACCTTCATGTATCCGACGCCAGGCGCGGAAGGCATCCGCCAATCGCTCAAGGTGCTGAAAGGCGAGAAGGTGGAAAAGAAGCTTACGTTGCCGACGCAAGGCATCTTCAAGGACAACGCGAAGCAATATATCGCCACTCACTGA
- a CDS encoding HdeD family acid-resistance protein, translating to MVKLMMILLGVDYLRGRWRSLMVTGWLLLVVGLGIFIDALDGSLGFPIPLVGWLLLIEGALTLAVAWAGVGGQRRLRYSKGIVFVLAAVLVLQGPRHHANFILSLFIGAAFLSDGLLQAASAVVVRYRRWRVAFGFAIFEILLAVFVIQPYPTHYKSTVVCCVGVLFMFAGWNLVMIASRVRKLNSNPAVWGDASAETASAASDTKDGTPVVLPASEWDGPPADNEPALTVHVWTPVGTSKGEVQRHLIVDRYIAAVDRNGVISTGHAALESPEGVYVSLYPAVEIDRSPDDFARLLRATSDNDVPGVFQPSYPIESKTWCPSTTRVRIRNYDPTRLARFWSTYREDTTYNLTHRNCSSSVSRALEAALEGAAGRLYGARAGWGALFRMLVTPELWVAAQIRKRAVTMAWTPGLTLDYARALSMVADPRPYGWLKVARMALAKMRQSRRQWRHEGSSSMDPPANA from the coding sequence ATGGTCAAGTTAATGATGATCCTGCTGGGCGTGGACTATTTGCGCGGACGCTGGCGCAGTCTGATGGTGACAGGATGGCTGCTGCTTGTCGTTGGCTTGGGCATATTCATCGATGCACTCGACGGTTCGCTCGGCTTTCCGATTCCACTCGTTGGCTGGTTGTTGTTGATCGAAGGCGCGCTGACGCTTGCGGTTGCATGGGCCGGCGTCGGCGGGCAACGCAGGTTGCGCTATTCGAAGGGTATCGTGTTCGTCCTTGCGGCCGTGCTGGTGCTTCAGGGGCCGCGTCATCACGCCAACTTCATTCTTTCGTTGTTCATTGGCGCGGCCTTTCTCTCGGATGGCCTCTTGCAAGCCGCATCCGCTGTTGTCGTGCGATATCGACGTTGGCGCGTAGCGTTTGGTTTTGCGATCTTCGAAATATTGCTGGCGGTCTTCGTCATTCAACCGTACCCGACGCATTACAAGAGCACCGTAGTGTGTTGCGTTGGTGTGCTCTTCATGTTCGCAGGTTGGAATCTCGTGATGATCGCGTCGCGCGTGCGCAAGCTGAACAGCAATCCGGCAGTCTGGGGCGATGCAAGCGCCGAGACCGCGAGCGCAGCGAGTGATACGAAAGACGGTACGCCAGTCGTCTTGCCGGCAAGCGAATGGGACGGGCCGCCCGCGGACAACGAGCCCGCATTGACCGTGCATGTGTGGACGCCCGTGGGTACATCGAAGGGCGAGGTGCAACGGCATCTGATCGTCGACCGGTACATTGCGGCGGTGGATCGCAATGGCGTGATATCGACGGGACATGCCGCGCTCGAATCGCCTGAGGGCGTATATGTAAGCCTTTATCCGGCAGTCGAGATAGACCGCTCGCCCGATGACTTTGCGCGCCTCTTGCGTGCCACGAGCGATAACGACGTGCCAGGCGTGTTTCAGCCGAGCTACCCGATCGAGTCGAAGACATGGTGTCCTTCGACCACGCGAGTGCGCATTCGCAATTACGATCCAACGCGGCTAGCGCGCTTCTGGAGCACGTATCGCGAGGACACGACGTACAACCTCACGCATCGCAATTGTTCGAGCAGCGTCTCGCGCGCACTGGAGGCGGCGCTCGAAGGGGCGGCTGGGCGGCTCTATGGCGCGCGGGCGGGCTGGGGCGCGCTGTTTCGTATGCTGGTGACGCCTGAACTATGGGTGGCCGCGCAGATCCGAAAGCGTGCAGTGACGATGGCCTGGACGCCTGGCCTCACGCTCGACTATGCGCGTGCGCTTAGCATGGTTGCCGATCCACGTCCGTATGGCTGGCTCAAGGTGGCGCGCATGGCGCTAGCGAAGATGCGGCAATCGCGGCGTCAATGGCGGCATGAAGGCTCTTCGTCGATGGACCCGCCTGCAAACGCCTGA
- a CDS encoding cold-shock protein, giving the protein MATGTVKWFNDAKGFGFITPDDGGEDLFAHFSEIQSKGFKSLQENQKVSFEVKQGPKGKQASTIQPL; this is encoded by the coding sequence ATGGCAACAGGTACTGTTAAGTGGTTCAACGATGCAAAGGGTTTTGGTTTCATCACGCCGGATGACGGCGGCGAAGACCTGTTTGCACATTTCTCCGAAATCCAGTCAAAGGGTTTCAAGTCGCTCCAGGAGAACCAGAAGGTGAGCTTCGAAGTCAAGCAAGGCCCTAAGGGCAAGCAAGCTTCGACGATCCAGCCGCTGTAA
- a CDS encoding ABC transporter permease: MLHARDQIAEPVTTARQRRLSALLTYLKYYLGLIVLLVVGAFTSPHAADGSNIFLSSANISDVFRQVANVGVISIGMTLVIITAGIDLSVGAIMGLGSVLTAMLLTTDAWNRAVSASIILNAIAVFAIALAAMNVVRGFRRARGAPATQAPLTMDLGIALVVAAFACAYIALHGGHRMPLIAVLWIVPLAGFTLGALNGWIITRGRMQPFIVTLAAMVGVLGAARLIAGQDTAVYSIYSGSNATTDIEALRALLFDIVPVPALFFLAIALVVGFVMNRTIFGKYLYAIGGNEKCAVVSGLNVGRHKMAAYAISGMLSALVGVLYAAQYRQGKADAGMGWELDAIAAVVIGGTSLSGGVGRVSGTVAGVLIFGFLSNILLLNSIDSNTQLVLKGLIIVIAVFLQQTDVGRRRGWLKRLVRRS; this comes from the coding sequence ATGCTGCACGCCCGGGACCAAATCGCCGAGCCGGTGACCACCGCGCGCCAGCGGCGCCTGAGCGCATTGCTGACTTACCTCAAGTATTACCTCGGTTTGATTGTGTTGCTCGTGGTCGGTGCGTTCACGTCGCCTCACGCGGCCGATGGCAGCAATATCTTTTTGTCCAGCGCGAACATCTCCGACGTGTTTCGCCAGGTGGCGAACGTAGGCGTGATTTCCATCGGCATGACGCTCGTCATCATCACGGCGGGAATCGATCTCTCGGTGGGCGCGATCATGGGTCTCGGCAGCGTGCTCACGGCCATGCTGCTCACCACGGACGCCTGGAATCGCGCGGTGTCGGCATCCATAATTTTGAATGCAATCGCGGTCTTTGCGATCGCGCTCGCCGCGATGAACGTCGTCCGCGGCTTCAGGCGTGCTCGCGGCGCGCCCGCCACGCAGGCACCGCTCACGATGGACCTCGGCATAGCGCTCGTCGTGGCGGCTTTTGCATGCGCCTATATTGCGTTACATGGCGGGCATCGCATGCCGCTTATAGCCGTGCTCTGGATCGTGCCGCTCGCGGGCTTCACGCTCGGCGCGCTCAATGGCTGGATCATCACGCGTGGCCGCATGCAGCCGTTCATCGTCACGCTCGCCGCGATGGTCGGTGTGCTAGGCGCGGCGCGACTTATCGCCGGGCAAGACACCGCCGTGTATTCGATTTACAGCGGCAGCAATGCCACCACCGATATCGAAGCGCTGCGCGCGCTGCTCTTCGACATCGTTCCCGTGCCCGCGCTGTTTTTTTTGGCGATCGCGCTGGTCGTCGGCTTCGTGATGAATCGCACGATCTTCGGCAAGTATTTGTATGCAATCGGCGGCAACGAGAAGTGCGCCGTCGTCTCCGGCCTGAACGTGGGACGCCACAAGATGGCGGCGTATGCCATCTCGGGCATGCTCTCGGCGCTCGTTGGCGTTTTGTATGCAGCGCAGTATCGACAGGGCAAGGCCGATGCCGGAATGGGCTGGGAACTGGATGCAATCGCCGCCGTGGTGATAGGCGGGACGAGTCTTTCCGGCGGCGTAGGACGCGTCTCGGGCACCGTGGCGGGCGTGCTGATCTTCGGCTTTTTGAGCAATATCCTTCTGCTCAATAGCATCGACAGCAACACGCAGCTTGTGCTGAAGGGCTTGATTATCGTGATAGCGGTATTTTTACAACAGACCGACGTCGGGCGGCGGCGCGGCTGGCTTAAGCGCCTCGTGCGCCGGTCTTGA
- a CDS encoding DUF1349 domain-containing protein: MFDQCQWINEPAQWRIEDGTLFVTTDASTDFWRKTHYGFIRDNGHVFAASANGDFSAEVTVDGDFSALYDQAGLMVRESAERWVKAGAEYNDGALTFSTVLTNDFSDWSLGSPASGNRFRLRMTVADGVLKMQCSADERHWTLMRIAPFASTTASPHWLVGPMCCTPERGGLTVRFSDFKIGPPIVKDLHDTSL, encoded by the coding sequence ATGTTCGACCAATGTCAGTGGATCAACGAGCCCGCGCAATGGCGCATTGAAGACGGTACGCTGTTCGTCACCACGGACGCCAGCACGGACTTCTGGCGCAAGACGCACTACGGTTTCATCCGCGACAACGGCCATGTTTTCGCCGCGAGCGCGAACGGTGACTTCAGCGCCGAAGTCACCGTCGATGGCGATTTCTCCGCGCTCTACGACCAAGCGGGCCTGATGGTGCGCGAGAGCGCCGAGCGCTGGGTCAAGGCAGGCGCGGAGTACAACGACGGCGCGCTGACCTTCAGCACCGTGCTGACCAATGATTTCTCCGACTGGTCGCTTGGTTCGCCCGCCAGCGGCAACCGCTTCAGGCTGCGCATGACCGTCGCCGATGGCGTGCTCAAGATGCAGTGCAGCGCGGACGAGCGTCATTGGACCCTCATGCGTATCGCGCCCTTCGCGTCGACTACCGCGTCGCCGCACTGGCTTGTCGGACCCATGTGTTGCACGCCCGAGCGCGGCGGCCTCACCGTGCGCTTCTCCGACTTCAAGATCGGGCCGCCTATCGTGAAGGACCTGCACGATACCTCTCTGTAG
- a CDS encoding glycosyltransferase family 2 protein produces the protein MPFESDSLRDTEPLLTIVVAAYNIEGYIEEALESLLSQPHIDAMRIIVVDDGSRDETYAAAEAIVERDGGRHIQLIKQRNGGLSAARNTGLAAVRTPYVGFLDGDDIYLENFSSSVIPALKERVWDLVEYNVKIIDDDGRHIDGIDLVMHHASGGHAMNRAALQHFADGFHTFVWARIYRTDMFNGTQFPVGRHYEDMAVVPSMYLRASSIYRIADPLIGYRRRFGSITQKATLTDMKDLRTNGLEALARCDGGEMDDYWLTIFDKAFHRACHVCARVDRGQFKAASETLAAMAVDHRRTRAKLSERNGREVVALKPFDFNVRADRSIYFIKGLLKKMLRRSLDHHQRERRHSPTNQFSG, from the coding sequence ATGCCGTTTGAAAGTGACTCTTTGCGAGACACAGAACCGCTACTGACCATCGTGGTCGCGGCGTACAACATCGAGGGATACATCGAGGAAGCACTCGAGTCCCTACTGTCGCAGCCCCATATCGACGCCATGCGCATCATCGTGGTGGACGACGGTTCTCGCGACGAGACCTATGCGGCCGCGGAAGCGATCGTGGAGCGCGATGGCGGCCGTCATATTCAGCTCATCAAGCAGCGCAATGGCGGTCTGAGCGCGGCACGCAATACCGGGCTTGCGGCAGTGCGAACGCCCTACGTCGGCTTCCTCGACGGCGACGACATCTATCTCGAGAATTTTTCGAGCAGCGTGATTCCCGCACTCAAGGAACGCGTGTGGGACCTCGTCGAATACAACGTGAAGATCATCGACGACGACGGCCGCCATATCGACGGCATCGATCTCGTCATGCATCACGCAAGCGGCGGTCACGCGATGAACCGCGCCGCGCTTCAGCACTTCGCGGACGGCTTCCATACCTTCGTCTGGGCGCGTATCTATCGCACGGACATGTTCAACGGCACGCAGTTCCCAGTGGGCCGGCACTACGAAGACATGGCGGTCGTGCCGTCCATGTACCTTCGCGCAAGCAGTATCTATCGCATTGCAGACCCGTTGATCGGTTATCGCCGACGTTTTGGGAGCATCACGCAGAAAGCGACACTCACCGACATGAAGGACCTCCGCACGAACGGGCTCGAAGCGCTCGCGCGTTGCGACGGCGGCGAGATGGACGATTACTGGCTCACGATCTTCGACAAGGCGTTTCATCGCGCATGTCATGTGTGCGCGCGGGTGGATCGGGGACAATTCAAGGCGGCATCGGAGACACTGGCGGCAATGGCGGTGGATCATCGCAGAACTCGCGCCAAGCTCTCGGAACGCAACGGTCGCGAAGTCGTCGCACTCAAGCCGTTCGATTTCAACGTGCGCGCCGATCGCTCGATCTACTTCATCAAGGGCCTGCTAAAGAAGATGCTGCGCCGCAGTCTCGACCATCATCAGCGCGAGCGCCGGCATAGTCCGACGAATCAGTTTAGCGGCTAG